In Methylocystis sp. ATCC 49242, the genomic stretch TCGGTACGCTCGCCGATGCGCGTGAGCTGCTCCAGCACATCCTCCGCGAGCACCGGGAACCACACGATCGGCCACCCAAGCGAGGCCTCCTCGTCGAGCCGGAGCGCCAGGCTTTGGATCGGCGCAAGATCCGTCTCAATTTCGAACTTGGTGATTGAGTTGTCGATCGTCGCGGACTCCGCATAAACGACGTGTAGGTTGATCGAGGAGCCGAGTGGCGCCACGGCGTCAGGTTTCACTAAGTGGCTGAGCAGCGTGTTAAGGACAGTGAGATAGACGAGGCGGGGAAGCGCACTGATGTCTACGATGATGTCCGTATAGTCGCCTATCCAGGTCTGAAAGTCGGCCAGTAGCACTGCCGCGCTTCGCGACACATCGCGGATGCCATCGGCGTCGGTCGTGATTAGGTGACGGATTTCCAGCGCGTCGCCAGGAAAGAGCGCCTGCAGGCCCGCGCGGTTCTGAGCGCCAAGGTCGGACGCGGCCTCATCCGTTCCGTATCCCTCGGACATGTCAATCGCCAAACATCTGCGCGCCACGCCGGGCGCGCACGCGATGATCTCCTTCGCCGGTCCGATCACTCGCGGATCGAACCCCGCGCCGACGATGAACAGCAGCCGTCTCCCGTGCGCCTCGAGATGCTTGCGCCAAAAGCCGCGAAACTGCTCGGAGCGATAGAGATTATATGGGTCCCACCACATGCTCAAACCAGCGTCATCTTGTTATTCGCGCGGGGCACGACGCCATGCGACCAATCCTGAAGCCGCCGGAGCGACACGCGTTGCCAGCCGCCAACGTGATAGACAAGGTGATAATGCGCGCAAAACAATCTGTTTAGATACAGAACGACCCACATCTTGTTGTCCTGTTTGTGATTGTCCCGAACCTCGAAGAGATTCTGTGCCACACAGGAACTGATTGTCGAGGCCAGCTCGAAATAAGGGTTGCCTGGTCCGTCGCGCCCGGCCTGTACAAGCCTCTCCCGGTCCTGGCTCGACAGCGCGATCCCCGTTACGCCCGGCGCATATGGGGCGTTTGGCTCGTAGGTCTTCTCACGGCACATTTGGCCGATCGCCTCGATGAGACGCTGCGCCTGAGGCCCGAGCGCGAAAAGGCGTGGTAATTCTTTGAGTCGCTTCTCAGCCAGTTTCACCAGAGCGTCATTCTGGCTTTTCGCAGAGACAGAGACCGGCCCGCCGCCGCGAGAACGCGTGATTTTCTGTGCATAGATGTGCTCGTAGAGCACCGCGCAAATCTGCAAAAATTCCTCTACATTGTATGAGCTCAGCCGAACGACGCGTTCGATCCCGTAGAAATACGGTACATCAAGGTTCGTGCAGACGAAACGCTCCGCCGCCTGCGGCACCCCAGAACCGGTTCGCTCGTCGAGCTCTTCATCCGACAGCGGCATTAAGTCTAAGGAATGTTGTGATTTCTGCTTCTCGCGCGAGATGAGAATGCCGATCCTCGTCCATTCAATCGCCTTGTTGAACGGTTCGGCATCGTACACCTCTGCATTAGCAATCCATTGGTCAAATAGGCTAGTTCCAGCAGCGAGCTCGCGAATCTTTCGCTCAAGATTTGGCAACGCCTTAGCGATCTTGTCCTGTGTCGCATAGTCCGTGACGCTGTTCGAAAGACAGTCGCCAAAGCTTTCAAGGTCGGAACGCATCTGAGCCATGCGGCGATCTGCAATCGACGTTACGAAGGTCACGTATTGCTTGGGCCTCGCCTTGCTCCAAGCCTGCTCTATACGTACTTCTTCATAGTCCCGGCGAGGGATCGCACCCGTCAGCAATTCGGACGGATTGATCACATAAGTACGCTCAGCAAACCAGACCGAGGCACCGGAGCGGTGGTCCAACAGTTCGCTGTACAACAGGGTTCGCTGCCATGGACGAAGTCGATGCACATCATCGAACATAACGATGGGCCGTGCCGCTACTGCCCTGCCATGCACTTTGAGAGAGATCTGCGAGAGCCACAGTACGGCGTCGAAATGCATATGCAAGGGTAGGTCCACACTAGCGCTCCCAACCGCATCGAGCTGGGCAAAGCAGCGGGACTCAACATCCTCTGCCCAAGCGCGAAGCGTACCAAGATCGGCCGTACGCGGGACAGGCCCTTCATCGAATAAGGACGTCGTATAGTCGCAGATAATCGCGCTCAGCCCATTTGGATAATCAAGATCATATAGCGTGCAAAGCGCACGCAATGTCCGCAGGATGATGCGCGCATTGACTAGAGCACGGAAGAGCGCGCGCGAAGTGCGTTCTTCGAGTTGAGGGCCGATCTCAGCATAGCCACTCGCGCAGGGAACCAGAATGCCAAACGCGAGCGGCGTGGCTTCCTCGACCACGCCGAGCTGAGCAAGGCTATGATGAATTTCCTCGTGCGGCGAAAGGTGGCGATTGCGAATAACTTGGATGAGCGGTCCAGGAGTAAATATCCGCAAGAGCGAGGTCTTGCCTCCGCCAGGCGCGCTGCGCAGCACGAGCGCGCTTGTGGCGAAGAGATCCTGCGGAAGGATGCTCAGGACCTCGGACGCGAAATAGCGCGAGAACACCTCGTCTGGTGAGGATGTCTCGGAGGTTCGGATGGCGAAAGCGTTGCGGGCCACTACGCTACCTCGCGATGCCGCACGATTCGGGGAAAAAGGCCACGCGCACTCCCCTTCTCGAGCGGGTCCGCCCAGAGAAGGTAGATGCTGTTGTTGGGGCAATTGTGCGCAAGCACGAGCGGCAGGGCACAGGCGGCGAAGCCGCGCTTCATCGTGTCCGTTCCGCCCTTCGCTTCATGCTCGTCGAGCGGCCGGGTTCGGTAGTAGGAATCGCCATCGATCAATTTCAGAAAATCCCCGTCACGCGCGTAGTCCAGCGCCATGCCAGGCGACAGCTCGTACACCGCAGTGATGTCTGGAACAGGGATCGATTGCTCGGCACAATAATCCGCAAGCTCCTCGCTGATATAACCGACCGCGGCCTTGGTCGCGACGTAAAGCACGATATGCATTTTGATCTCAGCATATTTGATTAGGCACGATGCGTCCTTGTTGGGCTGGAATTGCTTCAGTGCCTTGACCAGCTTCCCCTTCCACTCATCGCCTTCCTTGCGGATATAGGAGATACCGCTTGCCGAAAAATCATCGATGAGGACAATGCGTGTGAATTGCGCGTCCTTGTCGCCAAGAGCCACGCGCAGATCTTTAAGCATGCCCGCCGACTTCGGCTTGCTGATCTCATAGGCCTGCCAGACCTGCTCGTTGTCGAGCGCCGCCGCACGCCGGAAGATGTCCATGCGCGAGCCGTCGCTTAGGCCGAGGAATAGGGTCTGACGCAGCGCACGCGCGTAGGCCGCATGGCGGATCACTTCGGTGACGCGATACGGCGCGGTCCCGATACCGCCCGCGGCATCGGCGATCAACGACGGACGAATCACGTCCGGAAAGCTGGTCTCGACGAGATGGCGCATGTCGGCCGCCGAAATGAAGACAACACGATCGCGCACAAATGCATAAGCCGTCTCACGTTCGGCATTCGAGCCGAATTGCTTTAGCCAAAGACACAGCGCCTCGAGAAACTTCTGTCCGGGCCCGAACTGCTGATACTCGTCATATTTGAAGCGCGCCATCCGATCGAGATGCGGAAGCTCTTCGACGACGCGATCCTCCTTCCAATCCATCACCAGAGCGAGCAGACTCTGCGCGAGCTCTTCTTTCAATCATTCCTCCCCATCAGCGCGCTTACGCCACGCACGCAGGGCAGGCAAGATGCTCGGCTGCCATAGGCGCTTTTGCGGACGCCGGAAGGGCCGGAATGTCGCCGGCGAGCAACTTTGCAATCTGCCCTTTAAACGCGCTCTTTGTCGACGCGTACATGCCGCCGCGCGCGCCTTCAAAGCCGCAATTCCAGGCGGCCAGCGCTTGGCCATATTGGAGCGCCTGCGTCAGCTGAGTCGGCCTTAGTTTCTGAAGCCCCGCCGGCTGGAGCCGAAAGGTTTCGGCCAGGAAGCCCGCGCTGCACCAGTCACCCGAACCGCAGGTGTCGATCAGCCTTGGCGCATCGATCGCTTGTAGTGCCAGCCAGCCGCTTCTCTGGCCGCCGAGCTTATGCCGATAGCGCAGCCCACGATCGCCCAAGGTCTGGATCTCGATCATGGTCGCTGTGTCGCGACTCCAGAGATCCTCGACCTTCGCAAGACGCGTCTCGGCATATTTCACGACATGCGCCAACGCGATAGCTTCCTTCAGCAACCGGGGTTCAGCGACGCCCGACGGCTCGTACATGATCAAGGCGCCACTCTTCGCGGCGATTGCAGCCAGATCCAGGATGCCCCGCGACAGCCGATCCATGAAGAAGACCGTCGAGCCCTGCAAATCCGGGGCGACACCCTCCACGACGGCGCGCGTAACCGGTTGAAAGCTCGGCAACCGTTTGCCACAGCGCGGGCAGGCCCAAGAGAAGGAATGGGTGGGTGTGCCGTCGCGCTTGCGCCTAATCTGTTGAACGATGATCGGCGTATGGGCGCTCGGCGTGCAACTCGCATGGTCGAGATGCACGCCCCATCGGCTCAGATCGGCGCGCACGACTTGCGATGCCGCATCGTCGCCCAGGCGCGCAATCGGATAAGAATTCCATCCCAGATAAGCGAGCGCGGTCAGTACATTGCCGCATGTGCCGCCCGCATGCGCCCCAAACGACGAAGGCGAATCAGCGCTGACGATCAGGTCGAGCGCAATCAAACCCGCACCAAAGGCATTTGGATGTCTTGGCCCCTCAGCCTTCTTCACGGACGCCCCCGACGACTTGATTGCCCCAGCCGGCCTGGGAGCGCTCTGGGACTTACTGGGCATCGGACTTTGCTCCCTGCGAGGGCGATTCTAAAACGAACCTACACCTTCTGCGTGCGCTCGGCGAGGCGCGCGCGCAAGCACTTGGCTCATTCCCAAACAAAGCGACCGTTACGCAGCTGTAGTCTTTCTAGATAGCCAAGCAGCACCGATGGCCCGCGCGATCCCACTGGCCCGAGGTGCCAGCAGGTGGCGGGGTCGAGACTGACCTCATCCACGCTAAGCGAAAATGGCTCTGCCAGCAATTCATGATCATTGCCGGGCCAGCGGCCGCGGTCACCGATGCACAAGAGCGCGCCATCGCCGGCATTTTCCCGCATGGCGTCAACGACAGCGCCCTTTGCACGGCTCGCGTCGATGATGTCAATCGAATGACTCGACCGCACGATGTGCACGCCGCTGACGCCTTCGGACAGAATGGCCTGTTGCGCGAGCAGCCAGAGATGGTCCTCATGCAAGGCATGCCTCGGCTCCAACGTGATCTGATGCGCGCGATCCGTGTGCTCGGCGCACAGTGCGACTTCCGGCTGGGCGCGGAGACGGGAGGCGACCGCCGCGAGCG encodes the following:
- a CDS encoding PfkB family carbohydrate kinase, whose product is MKKAEGPRHPNAFGAGLIALDLIVSADSPSSFGAHAGGTCGNVLTALAYLGWNSYPIARLGDDAASQVVRADLSRWGVHLDHASCTPSAHTPIIVQQIRRKRDGTPTHSFSWACPRCGKRLPSFQPVTRAVVEGVAPDLQGSTVFFMDRLSRGILDLAAIAAKSGALIMYEPSGVAEPRLLKEAIALAHVVKYAETRLAKVEDLWSRDTATMIEIQTLGDRGLRYRHKLGGQRSGWLALQAIDAPRLIDTCGSGDWCSAGFLAETFRLQPAGLQKLRPTQLTQALQYGQALAAWNCGFEGARGGMYASTKSAFKGQIAKLLAGDIPALPASAKAPMAAEHLACPACVA